In Pseudoalteromonas sp. MM1, a single window of DNA contains:
- the thiE gene encoding thiamine phosphate synthase gives MNNLVWTIAGSDSGGGAGIQADIKAMQSFGVHGCTAITALTAQNSLGVEAINAVSTDIIESQLLALESDMKAKVIKIGMLANVQQIQLISEHIAHYKAKWPVPPVIVYDPVAIASSGDVLTEEDTVSAIKECLMPLVDVITPNTHETQLLTGVYLIGPSAVKDAANKLLSWGAKAVVIKGGHWDYPSGYCIDYCTQNGEEYWLGNKKIQSPHSHGTGCSMASVIAACLAKDFPLKDAFILAKAYINQGLKQSVRYGEGIGPVAHTAFPTNLDDYPQVIEPGSWLGDELDFDVPLEFNIAADFAPCESKNLGLYAVVDSLDWLEKCLQQGITTAQLRVKNKTGLELDELIKQAVELGKKHHAHVFINDYWQLAIKHGAYGVHLGQEDLETANLAAIKEAGLRLGLSTHGFYEMLRAHNYRPSYMAFGAIYPTTTKDMSGQIQGLDKLKKCVPLMQSYPTVAIGGIDLARASEVANTGVGSVAVVRAITESDDYIAAISALQRAINQPNG, from the coding sequence ATGAATAATTTAGTGTGGACAATTGCCGGATCTGACTCTGGCGGCGGTGCAGGCATTCAAGCTGATATAAAAGCAATGCAAAGTTTTGGTGTGCATGGCTGCACGGCAATTACGGCGCTTACTGCACAAAATAGTTTAGGCGTAGAGGCTATTAATGCAGTGTCTACCGATATTATTGAATCGCAATTACTTGCACTCGAAAGCGATATGAAAGCCAAAGTAATTAAAATTGGCATGCTGGCTAATGTGCAGCAAATTCAATTAATAAGCGAGCATATAGCGCATTACAAAGCTAAATGGCCTGTACCGCCAGTGATAGTTTATGACCCCGTTGCTATTGCATCAAGCGGTGATGTATTAACCGAAGAAGATACCGTAAGTGCTATTAAAGAATGCTTAATGCCGCTGGTGGATGTAATAACGCCTAACACGCACGAAACGCAATTATTAACAGGGGTGTATTTAATTGGCCCAAGCGCCGTGAAAGACGCTGCAAATAAGTTATTAAGTTGGGGCGCAAAAGCGGTTGTTATTAAAGGCGGGCACTGGGATTACCCATCAGGTTATTGTATTGATTACTGCACACAAAACGGCGAAGAGTATTGGCTTGGTAATAAAAAAATTCAAAGCCCTCATAGTCATGGTACCGGTTGCAGCATGGCCTCGGTAATTGCCGCATGTTTAGCAAAAGACTTCCCGCTAAAAGATGCCTTTATTTTAGCCAAAGCTTATATAAATCAGGGCTTAAAGCAGTCGGTTAGATACGGCGAAGGAATAGGCCCTGTTGCGCATACTGCTTTTCCTACAAATTTAGATGACTACCCGCAAGTTATAGAGCCAGGTAGCTGGCTTGGTGATGAACTAGATTTTGATGTGCCGCTTGAATTTAATATTGCTGCAGATTTTGCCCCTTGTGAGAGTAAAAATTTAGGCTTATATGCTGTGGTCGATAGCCTAGATTGGCTAGAAAAATGTTTACAGCAAGGTATTACGACCGCGCAACTTCGTGTTAAAAATAAAACTGGCCTTGAGCTTGATGAACTCATAAAACAGGCCGTAGAGCTGGGTAAAAAGCACCACGCTCACGTATTTATAAACGACTATTGGCAGTTGGCAATTAAGCACGGTGCCTACGGCGTACACTTAGGGCAAGAGGATTTAGAAACTGCTAATTTAGCAGCTATTAAAGAGGCTGGGTTAAGACTTGGGCTTTCTACACACGGCTTTTACGAAATGCTCCGTGCCCACAACTACCGACCAAGTTATATGGCGTTTGGTGCTATTTACCCAACCACCACCAAGGATATGAGCGGGCAAATACAAGGGCTCGATAAGCTTAAAAAGTGTGTGCCATTAATGCAAAGCTACCCAACGGTTGCCATTGGCGGCATAGATTTAGCCCGCGCAAGCGAAGTTGCAAATACAGGAGTAGGCAGTGTTGCTGTTGTACGAGCGATTACTGAATCGGATGATTATATTGCAGCAATTAGTGCGCTACAAAGAGCTATAAACCAGCCTAATGGATAA
- a CDS encoding HesA/MoeB/ThiF family protein, translated as MDKLNDKETLRYSRHLLLEEVGLEGQLALKAATVAVVGAGGLGSPALLYLAAAGIGTLVLIDDDAVELSNLQRQVLYKVNHLGQSKVAAAGKVLASLNNQIDIVTHCKKLDDNNAAELLNNADVVLDCSDNFATRYSVNRYCIANKTPLIAGAALATKGQLMGFDFKKSNSPCYGCIFTKNDAAPAVNCSNAGVISPLLGVIGSMQAQLTLNMLLGHVEGSVFITFDALSLKQQHFKVVKDLNCKECG; from the coding sequence ATGGATAAACTCAACGATAAAGAAACCCTGCGTTATAGTCGCCACTTATTATTAGAAGAGGTAGGGCTAGAAGGGCAGTTAGCACTAAAAGCTGCAACTGTTGCTGTAGTCGGTGCTGGCGGGTTAGGTAGCCCTGCGCTTTTGTATTTAGCTGCGGCGGGTATTGGTACGCTAGTTTTAATAGACGATGATGCGGTTGAGCTATCTAACTTACAGCGCCAAGTGCTTTATAAAGTAAATCACCTAGGGCAAAGCAAGGTAGCGGCCGCTGGTAAAGTATTAGCGAGTCTTAATAATCAAATAGATATAGTGACACATTGTAAAAAACTCGATGATAATAACGCTGCTGAGCTTTTAAATAATGCCGATGTAGTGCTTGATTGCTCAGATAATTTTGCCACACGTTATAGTGTTAATCGCTATTGTATTGCCAATAAAACCCCATTAATTGCAGGTGCAGCACTGGCAACGAAAGGGCAGTTAATGGGGTTTGATTTTAAGAAAAGTAATAGCCCGTGTTATGGCTGCATTTTTACAAAAAATGACGCCGCCCCCGCTGTAAATTGTAGTAATGCCGGTGTAATAAGCCCATTGTTAGGGGTTATAGGCTCTATGCAGGCCCAGCTTACGCTTAATATGCTATTAGGGCATGTTGAGGGAAGTGTGTTTATTACCTTCGATGCGCTGAGCTTAAAACAACAGCATTTTAAAGTAGTTAAAGATTTAAACTGCAAAGAGTGCGGTTGA